Proteins from a single region of Ischnura elegans chromosome 2, ioIscEleg1.1, whole genome shotgun sequence:
- the LOC124154252 gene encoding jerky protein homolog-like: protein MEAAIGSKRKRKTLSLQQKVELLKKLDRGVSVLKLREEYGVGQSTIYDIKGQREKLLQFVSESDSLAGISKRRNIRGPSNNEVDKVVYEWFRQRRSEGVPISGGIIMEKAKYFHKELQITSPCEYTTGWLQKFKQRHGIRYLKVTGEKLSADHDAAEDYVNELAKLVDEHNLSPDQIYNMDETGLFWRCLPRNTFVCRDEKTASGAKESMERVTIAACSNAAGSHKCKLMVIGKSAKPRVFKGIHQFPVIYRANKRAWITQELFKEWFHTNFVKEVRKNFKALGLPENAKILLLLDNCPAHPPAETLVEENVIVSFLPPNCTALIQPLDQGIINSLKCHYRSEVMKNIINRDTAFSYEEFKKEFTLKNAVWCIAEAWDKVTPQVLKRCWSNLLPDFQNRCEETDDIPEFDGFQGPSNDPVSHFINFVKELDADISDEDLKEWNACDNNAPVYQSLTDGEIMDAVTGLTVDEDVTDSDCSSDEEKITTSDAITYAEKLIKYLEQRPSSSNDMEVLHMHRLKNNLIQERRSRWKQVKLTDLMKNAPTTKCADVAATDTACHSTHGK from the exons ATGGAAGCAGCGAtcggatccaagagaaagaggaaaactcTCTCCCTTCAACAAAAAGtggagttattgaaaaaattggatcgagGTGTTAGTGTGTTAAAGCTTCGTGAGGAGTATGGTGTCGGGCAATCGACCATTTATGACATTAAGGGACAGAGAGAAAAACTTTTGCAGTTCGTTTCGGAGtctgac TCGTTGGCCGGAATttccaaaagaagaaatatacggGGGCCGAGTAACAATGAAGTGGATAAGGTGGTATACGAATGGTTCCGGCAGCGACGAAGTGAAGGAGTTCCAATTTCCGgaggaataataatggaaaaagctaaatatttccaCAAGGAATTACAAATCACGTCACCGTGCGAATATACGACAGGGTGGCTACAAAAATTTAAACAGCGCCATGGCATTCGATATCTGAAGGTTACCGGAGAAAAACTGTCAGCAGATCACGATGCTGCGGAAGATTACGTCAATGAGCTGGCAAAGTTGGTGGATGAACATAATCTTTCACCGGATCAGATTTACAACATGGACGAGACTGGATTGTTCTGGCGCTGTCTTCCCCGAAATACGTTCGTTTGCCGCGATGAAAAGACTGCGAGCGGAGCGAAAGAATCAATGGAAAGGGTCACCATCGCAGCCTGTTCCAATGCTGCCGGGAGCCATAAATGCAAGCTCATGGTCATCGGTAAAAGTGCAAAACCACGCGTATTTAAGGGTATACACCAGTTTCCTGTGATTTACAGAGCCAATAAGCGAGCTTGGATTACGcaagaattatttaaggaatggtTTCATACTAACTTTGTCAAAGAGGtccgaaaaaatttcaaggctcttggactgcctgaaaatgcaaaaattttattgttgttggACAACTGCCCTGCTCATCCTCCAGCAGAAACTCTCGTCGAGGAGAATGTTATAGTGTCTTTTTTGCCGCCGAACTGTACTGCTCTAATCCAGCCACTTGATCAGGGGATAATAAATAGCCTTAAGTGTCACTATCGaagtgaagttatgaaaaatatcatcaaccgTGACACTGCTTTCTCCTATGAAGAATTTAAGAAGGAATTTACCCTTAAAAATGCAGTATGGTGTATTGCCGAAGCGTGGGATAAGGTTactccccaggttttgaaaagATGTTGGAGTAATTTGCTGCCGGATTTTCAAAACCGCTGTGAGGAAACTGACGACATACCAGAATTTGATGGCTTCCAGGGTCCGTCGAATGATCccgtttctcattttataaattttgtgaaagagcTGGATGCCGACATAAGTGATGAAGATCTAAAAGAATGGAATGCCTGCGACAATAATGCCCCAGTGTACCAAAGCTTGACCGATGGAGAGATAATGGATGCAGTCACGGGTTTGACAGTTGATGAAGACGTGACCGACAGTGACTGCAGCTCTGATGAGGAGAAAATTACTACGTCGGACGCAATCACTTATGCAGAAAAACTCATAAAGTACTTGGAGCAGAGGCCCTCTTCTTCCAACGATATGGAGGTATTACACATGCATaggttgaaaaacaatttaatacaagAGAGACGCAGCCGCTGGAAACAGGTCAAACTTACCGACCTCATGAAGAACGCACCAACAACCAAGTGCGCGGATGTTGCTGCCACAGATACTGCGTGCCACTCCACCCATggcaaataa